From one Pseudomonas sp. S35 genomic stretch:
- a CDS encoding NAD(P)/FAD-dependent oxidoreductase: protein MNTYNKNNRHPGDGKKPITIFGPDFPFAFDDWIEHPAGLGSIPAANHGTEVAIVGAGIAGLVAAYELMKLGLKPVVYEASKMGGRLRSQAFEGAEGIIAELGGMRFPVSSTAFYHYVDKLGLDTKPFPNPLTPASGSTVIDLEGQTHYAQKLADLPALFQEVADAWADALEAGSQFGDIQQAIRDRDVPRLKALWNKLVPLWDDRTFYDFVATSKAFAKLSFHHREVFGQVGFGTGGWDSDFPNSMLEIFRVVMTNCDDHQHLVVGGVAQVPMGIWRHIPERCAHWPAGTSLSSLHSGAPRAGVKRIAHAADGRFAVTDNYGDTREYAAVLTTCQSWLLTTQIECDETLFSQKMWMALDRTRYMQSSKTFVMVDRPFWKDKDPETGRDLMSMTLTDRLTRGTYLFDNGDDKPGVICLSYSWMSDALKMLPQPIDKRVKLALDALKKIYPKVDLKARIIGDPITVSWEADPHFLGAFKGALPGHYRYNQRMYAHFMQKDMPAEQRGIFIAGDDVSWTPAWVEGAVQTSLNAVWGIMTHFGGGTHAENPGPGDVFDEIGPIALAE from the coding sequence ATGAATACGTACAACAAAAACAATCGCCACCCTGGCGACGGTAAAAAACCCATCACCATTTTCGGCCCGGATTTTCCGTTCGCCTTTGATGACTGGATCGAACACCCTGCCGGCCTGGGCAGCATTCCCGCCGCCAACCATGGCACCGAAGTGGCCATCGTCGGTGCAGGCATCGCCGGGTTGGTTGCCGCCTATGAGTTGATGAAGCTGGGCCTCAAGCCTGTGGTGTACGAAGCGTCCAAGATGGGCGGCCGTCTGCGCTCCCAGGCCTTCGAGGGCGCCGAAGGCATCATCGCCGAACTGGGCGGCATGCGTTTCCCGGTGTCGTCCACCGCCTTCTACCACTACGTGGACAAGCTGGGCCTGGACACCAAACCCTTCCCCAACCCGCTGACGCCAGCCTCCGGCAGCACGGTGATCGACCTCGAAGGCCAAACCCACTACGCCCAAAAACTGGCCGACTTGCCTGCGCTGTTCCAGGAAGTGGCCGACGCCTGGGCCGACGCCCTGGAAGCCGGCTCGCAGTTCGGTGATATCCAGCAAGCCATCCGCGACCGCGACGTGCCGCGGCTCAAAGCGCTGTGGAACAAGCTGGTCCCGCTGTGGGACGACCGCACCTTCTACGACTTCGTCGCCACCTCCAAAGCCTTCGCAAAACTGTCGTTCCATCACAGAGAAGTGTTTGGCCAGGTCGGTTTCGGCACCGGCGGCTGGGACTCGGATTTCCCCAACTCAATGCTGGAAATCTTCCGCGTGGTGATGACCAACTGCGACGACCACCAACATCTGGTGGTCGGCGGCGTGGCACAAGTGCCCATGGGCATCTGGCGTCACATACCGGAGCGCTGCGCCCACTGGCCCGCCGGCACCAGCCTTAGCTCGTTGCACAGCGGTGCGCCACGAGCCGGGGTCAAGCGCATTGCCCACGCGGCTGACGGCCGTTTCGCGGTGACCGACAACTATGGCGACACCCGCGAATACGCCGCCGTGCTGACCACCTGCCAAAGCTGGCTGCTCACCACCCAGATCGAGTGCGACGAAACCCTGTTCTCGCAAAAAATGTGGATGGCCCTGGACCGCACGCGCTACATGCAATCGTCAAAAACCTTCGTGATGGTCGACCGCCCGTTCTGGAAGGACAAAGACCCAGAAACCGGCCGCGACCTGATGAGCATGACCCTCACCGATCGCCTGACCCGTGGCACCTACCTGTTCGACAACGGCGACGACAAGCCTGGCGTGATCTGCCTGTCGTACTCATGGATGAGCGATGCGCTGAAAATGCTCCCGCAGCCCATCGACAAACGGGTGAAACTGGCCCTCGACGCCCTGAAGAAGATCTACCCGAAAGTCGACCTCAAGGCGCGCATCATCGGCGACCCGATCACTGTCTCGTGGGAGGCTGACCCGCACTTCCTCGGGGCCTTCAAAGGTGCGCTGCCCGGCCACTATCGTTACAACCAGCGGATGTACGCACACTTTATGCAGAAGGACATGCCCGCCGAACAACGTGGGATTTTCATCGCCGGCGACGACGTTTCCTGGACACCCGCCTGGGTAGAAGGCGCCGTACAAACCTCGCTGAACGCGGTGTGGGGCATCATGACCCACTTCGGCGGCGGCACCCACGCCGAGAACCCAGGGCCAGGTGACGTGTTCGATGAAATCGGACCGATCGCCCTGGCCGAATAA
- a CDS encoding carbon-nitrogen hydrolase family protein, translating into MRVALYQCPPLPLDVAGNLKRLRQVAHEAAGADVLVLPEMFLTGYNIGAEAVGALAEAQDGESAQAIADIAQSAGLAILYGYPERADDGQIYNAVQLIAAHGQRLCNYRKTHLFGDLDHSMFNAGDDDFPLVELNGWKLGFLICYDLEFPENTRRLALAGAELILVPTANMVPFDFVADVTVRARAFENQCYVAYANYCGHEGEIQYCGQSSIAAPDGQRIAQAGLDEALIVGPLDRQSIIDARAANHYLQDRRPELYGALHKP; encoded by the coding sequence ATGCGTGTCGCCCTGTACCAATGCCCGCCGCTGCCCTTGGACGTAGCGGGCAACCTCAAGCGCCTGCGCCAGGTTGCACACGAAGCGGCCGGCGCCGATGTGCTGGTGCTGCCAGAGATGTTCCTCACCGGTTACAACATCGGTGCCGAAGCCGTTGGTGCGTTGGCCGAAGCTCAGGATGGGGAGTCGGCACAAGCCATTGCCGACATCGCGCAAAGCGCCGGGTTGGCCATTCTGTACGGCTACCCGGAACGCGCCGACGACGGGCAGATCTACAACGCTGTGCAGCTGATCGCCGCCCACGGCCAGCGTCTGTGCAACTACCGCAAGACCCATCTGTTTGGGGATCTGGATCACTCGATGTTCAATGCCGGCGACGATGACTTCCCGTTGGTGGAGTTGAACGGTTGGAAACTGGGGTTCCTGATCTGCTACGACCTGGAGTTCCCTGAAAACACCCGGCGCCTGGCCTTGGCCGGGGCCGAGCTGATCCTGGTACCCACCGCCAACATGGTACCGTTCGATTTTGTCGCCGACGTCACCGTGCGGGCGCGCGCCTTTGAAAACCAGTGCTACGTGGCCTATGCCAACTATTGCGGGCACGAAGGCGAGATTCAGTACTGCGGGCAAAGCAGCATCGCCGCACCGGACGGCCAGCGAATCGCCCAGGCCGGGCTGGATGAAGCGCTGATTGTCGGCCCCCTGGACCGCCAATCGATCATCGACGCCCGCGCTGCCAATCACTACCTGCAAGACCGTCGCCCCGAGCTTTACGGCGCGCTGCACAAGCCCTGA
- the pqqF gene encoding pyrroloquinoline quinone biosynthesis protein PqqF, whose amino-acid sequence MPAPAHPYPVHLTLANGLRVSLRHAPRLKRCAAALRVAAGSHDVPLAWPGLAHFLEHLLFLGTERFPTGEGLMAYVQRHGGQVNASTRERTTDFFFELPVSTFAPGLERLADMLTHPRLTLDDQVREREVLHAEFVAWSQDAKAQQQVALLEGLAADHPLRGFHAGNRDSLPVEREAFQHALREFCAQFYQSGQMTLSLAGPQSLQELETLAQQFSAQLTSGPQHPQAAPPALMQGAARRYQHTEDGHLHHVITCDAPRAALDFLCTWLNAAAPGGLLCELKAQRLASALHASVLYHFAGQAVLDIDFTLGTADKPATQIEALLHDWLSFFSRSDWTPLREEFALLNARQQQIQGALALARNDSEELCEQDIAALKALLESLQLPPTEHRWQLPPNNPFLRPPLKDERAGLIRGQTSAHRGLRTFAQDRSRGRREISALTFSQALANDGDEGALYLQWRFDSPVAAGLESTLQALREHSRQAGVELSFETCGNDWLLKMTGLHEPMPAVLEALAHSLNLPQEAVIAPPMIPIRALLKALPSCCATGNVDTREQPASWATARWHGLGLGLPAATEALIKAAAARLPGQPAHREPPLQTLSGKRVWQAINTASPEAALLLFCPTPSPSLADEASWRLLGHLLQGAFYQRLRVELQLGYAVFSGVRQINGQTGLLFGVQSPSASLEGLVEHLKTFLAQLPALIAGCEDLGNLALAQQFSSQTLPVAPAAELLWHAHLASHPSGYLTHLQPLIQSRSREDVLLAAQQLNARQGGWLYVANGPQTSNA is encoded by the coding sequence ATGCCTGCCCCGGCCCACCCTTATCCTGTTCATTTGACCTTGGCCAATGGCCTGCGGGTTTCCTTGCGCCATGCGCCGCGCCTGAAGCGTTGCGCCGCAGCGTTAAGGGTGGCTGCCGGTAGCCATGACGTGCCGTTGGCCTGGCCTGGGCTGGCGCATTTCCTTGAGCATTTGTTATTTCTTGGCACCGAGCGTTTTCCCACGGGCGAAGGGCTGATGGCCTACGTACAACGCCACGGTGGCCAGGTGAATGCCAGCACCCGCGAACGCACCACGGACTTCTTCTTTGAACTGCCGGTTTCGACCTTCGCGCCGGGGCTGGAGCGGCTGGCAGACATGCTGACCCATCCGCGCCTGACGTTGGACGATCAAGTACGCGAGCGCGAAGTGCTGCACGCAGAGTTTGTCGCCTGGTCCCAGGACGCCAAGGCCCAACAGCAGGTGGCGTTGCTCGAAGGTTTGGCGGCAGATCACCCGCTACGCGGCTTTCACGCGGGCAACCGCGACAGCCTGCCAGTGGAGCGTGAGGCGTTTCAGCACGCCTTGCGGGAATTCTGCGCGCAGTTCTATCAGAGCGGGCAGATGACCTTGAGTCTCGCCGGCCCGCAGTCACTGCAAGAACTGGAAACCCTGGCGCAGCAATTCAGTGCGCAACTGACCTCTGGCCCGCAGCATCCACAGGCTGCGCCACCGGCCTTGATGCAAGGCGCGGCACGGCGTTATCAGCACACCGAAGACGGCCACCTGCACCACGTCATCACCTGTGACGCGCCCCGCGCAGCCCTGGATTTCCTCTGCACCTGGCTCAACGCCGCGGCGCCGGGCGGGCTGCTCTGCGAGTTGAAAGCACAACGACTGGCCAGTGCACTGCATGCCTCGGTGCTGTATCACTTCGCCGGACAAGCCGTGCTGGATATCGACTTCACACTCGGTACCGCAGACAAACCGGCGACCCAGATTGAGGCGCTCCTGCACGACTGGCTGAGCTTTTTCTCACGCAGCGACTGGACGCCGCTGCGCGAAGAGTTCGCGCTGCTGAACGCTCGCCAACAACAGATCCAGGGCGCCCTGGCATTGGCCCGAAACGACAGCGAAGAGCTGTGTGAACAAGACATCGCCGCGCTCAAGGCGCTGCTTGAATCATTGCAACTACCGCCCACCGAACACCGTTGGCAACTTCCCCCGAACAACCCGTTCCTGCGCCCACCGCTCAAGGACGAGCGCGCCGGCCTGATTCGCGGCCAAACCAGCGCCCACCGGGGGCTGCGCACCTTTGCCCAAGACCGCTCGCGAGGTCGTCGGGAAATATCGGCGCTGACATTCAGCCAGGCCTTGGCAAATGATGGCGACGAAGGCGCGCTGTACCTGCAATGGCGGTTCGACTCGCCCGTTGCTGCCGGGCTGGAAAGCACCTTGCAGGCATTGCGTGAGCATTCACGTCAGGCGGGCGTTGAATTGTCCTTTGAAACCTGCGGCAATGACTGGCTGCTGAAGATGACCGGACTGCACGAGCCTATGCCAGCCGTGCTGGAGGCCTTGGCGCACAGCCTGAATCTGCCGCAAGAAGCTGTCATCGCCCCCCCCATGATCCCAATCCGAGCGCTGCTCAAGGCGCTGCCCTCGTGCTGCGCCACCGGCAATGTCGATACCCGCGAGCAGCCTGCATCCTGGGCCACCGCACGCTGGCATGGCCTGGGCCTGGGTTTGCCCGCCGCGACCGAAGCGTTGATCAAGGCCGCCGCCGCCCGCCTGCCGGGGCAACCTGCCCACCGCGAACCACCGCTGCAAACCCTCAGCGGGAAACGCGTGTGGCAGGCGATAAACACCGCTTCCCCTGAAGCCGCCTTGCTGCTGTTTTGCCCGACACCGAGCCCATCCCTGGCCGATGAAGCATCGTGGCGACTGCTTGGACACCTGCTCCAAGGAGCGTTCTACCAACGCCTACGAGTCGAGTTGCAATTGGGCTACGCAGTGTTCAGCGGTGTCCGACAGATCAACGGGCAAACCGGCCTGTTGTTTGGTGTGCAATCTCCCAGCGCATCCCTGGAAGGCCTCGTTGAGCACCTGAAAACCTTCCTGGCCCAACTGCCGGCATTGATCGCCGGCTGCGAAGACTTGGGCAACCTTGCCCTGGCCCAACAGTTTTCGTCACAAACGTTGCCGGTCGCACCCGCCGCCGAACTGCTATGGCACGCGCATCTGGCCAGCCATCCATCGGGTTATCTCACGCATCTTCAGCCACTGATCCAAAGCCGTAGCCGTGAAGATGTGTTGCTCGCCGCCCAACAATTGAACGCTCGCCAAGGTGGCTGGCTTTATGTGGCCAACGGCCCGCAGACCTCGAACGCCTGA
- the pqqA gene encoding pyrroloquinoline quinone precursor peptide PqqA, which produces MTWSKPAYTDLRIGFEVTMYFASR; this is translated from the coding sequence ATGACCTGGTCCAAACCTGCTTACACTGATCTGCGCATCGGTTTCGAAGTCACCATGTACTTCGCCAGCCGTTAA
- the pqqB gene encoding pyrroloquinoline quinone biosynthesis protein PqqB: protein MFVQILGSAAGGGFPQWNCNCVNCAGFRDGSLRAQARTQSSIAISDDGVNWVLCNASPDIRAQLQSFAPMQPGRALRDTGISAIILMDSQIDHTTGLLSLREGCPHQVWCTDMVHEDLSTGFPLFTMLTHWNGGLAWNRIELDASFSIPACPNLRFTPLPLRSAAPPYSPHRFDPHPGDNIGLIVEDLRTGGKLFYAPGLGKVDAPLLEIMAGSDCLLVDGTMWDDDEMQRRGVGTRTGREMGHLAQNGPGGMLEVLEQLPKQRKVLIHINNTNPILDEDSPERAELVRRNVEVAYDGMSIEL, encoded by the coding sequence ATGTTTGTCCAGATTCTAGGTTCCGCCGCCGGCGGTGGTTTCCCGCAGTGGAACTGCAACTGCGTGAACTGCGCGGGTTTTCGTGACGGCAGCCTGCGGGCCCAGGCGCGTACCCAGTCGTCCATTGCGATCTCCGACGATGGCGTGAATTGGGTACTGTGCAATGCCTCACCGGATATTCGCGCGCAACTGCAAAGCTTTGCGCCCATGCAACCCGGCCGCGCCCTGCGCGATACCGGCATCAGCGCGATCATCCTGATGGACAGCCAGATCGACCACACCACCGGCCTCTTGAGCCTGCGCGAAGGCTGCCCGCACCAAGTGTGGTGCACCGACATGGTTCATGAAGACCTGAGCACCGGCTTCCCGCTGTTCACCATGCTCACCCACTGGAACGGCGGCCTGGCCTGGAACCGCATCGAGCTGGACGCCAGCTTCAGCATCCCGGCCTGCCCGAATTTGCGTTTCACCCCGCTGCCCCTGCGCAGCGCCGCGCCGCCCTACTCGCCGCACCGCTTCGACCCGCACCCCGGCGACAACATCGGCCTGATCGTCGAAGACCTGCGCACCGGCGGCAAACTGTTCTACGCCCCCGGCCTGGGCAAGGTCGACGCGCCGTTGCTGGAGATCATGGCCGGCAGCGACTGCCTGCTGGTGGACGGCACCATGTGGGATGACGACGAAATGCAGCGCCGTGGCGTGGGCACCCGCACCGGCCGCGAGATGGGCCACCTGGCGCAGAACGGCCCCGGCGGCATGCTCGAAGTGCTGGAACAGTTGCCCAAGCAGCGCAAGGTGCTTATCCACATCAACAACACCAACCCGATCCTCGATGAAGACTCCCCCGAGCGAGCGGAACTGGTGCGGCGCAATGTCGAAGTGGCTTACGACGGCATGAGCATTGAATTGTAG
- the pqqC gene encoding pyrroloquinoline-quinone synthase PqqC: MTDTALTTTEFEAALRAKGAFYHIHHPYHVAMYEGRASREQIQGWVANRFYYQVNIPLKDAAILANCPDREIRREWIQRLLDHDGAPGEDGGIEAWLRLGQAVGLDPDQLRSQELVLPGVRFAVDAYVNFARRASWQEAASSSLTELFAPQIHQSRLDSWPQHYPWIDPAGYEYFRTRLGQARRDVEHGLAITLQHYTTREGQERMLEILQFKLDILWSMLDAMSMAYELKRPPYHSVTEQRVWHKGITL; encoded by the coding sequence ATGACTGACACAGCGTTGACCACCACCGAATTCGAAGCCGCCCTACGTGCCAAGGGCGCCTTCTACCATATTCACCACCCGTATCACGTGGCGATGTATGAAGGCCGTGCCAGCCGCGAGCAAATCCAGGGCTGGGTCGCCAACCGTTTCTACTACCAGGTGAATATTCCCCTGAAGGACGCGGCGATCCTGGCCAACTGCCCGGACCGCGAGATTCGTCGCGAGTGGATCCAGCGCCTGCTCGACCACGATGGCGCGCCGGGCGAAGACGGCGGCATCGAAGCCTGGCTGCGCCTGGGCCAGGCGGTCGGCCTCGACCCGGACCAACTGCGTTCCCAGGAGCTGGTGCTGCCCGGCGTACGGTTTGCGGTGGATGCCTACGTCAACTTCGCCCGTCGCGCCAGTTGGCAAGAGGCCGCCAGCAGCTCGCTGACCGAGCTGTTCGCACCGCAGATCCACCAATCGCGCCTCGACAGCTGGCCGCAGCATTACCCGTGGATCGACCCGGCTGGCTACGAATATTTCCGTACCCGCCTGGGCCAGGCCCGCCGCGATGTGGAGCACGGCCTGGCGATCACGCTGCAGCACTACACCACCCGTGAAGGTCAGGAGCGCATGCTGGAAATTCTGCAGTTCAAACTCGACATCCTGTGGAGCATGCTGGACGCCATGAGCATGGCCTACGAACTCAAACGCCCGCCGTATCACAGCGTGACCGAGCAGCGGGTCTGGCATAAAGGGATCACCCTATGA
- the pqqD gene encoding pyrroloquinoline quinone biosynthesis peptide chaperone PqqD, which translates to MSFDRSRTPIWRPGYRYQYEPAQKGHVLLYPEGMIKLNDSAALIGGLIDGERDVAAIIAELDKQFPGVPELGEDIEQFMEVARAEHWITLA; encoded by the coding sequence ATGAGCTTTGATCGCAGCAGAACACCCATCTGGCGCCCGGGCTATCGCTACCAGTACGAGCCTGCGCAAAAAGGCCATGTGCTGCTCTACCCCGAAGGCATGATCAAGCTCAACGACAGCGCCGCGCTGATCGGCGGTTTGATCGACGGTGAGCGTGACGTGGCGGCCATCATTGCCGAGCTGGATAAACAATTCCCCGGCGTACCTGAGCTGGGTGAAGACATCGAGCAATTCATGGAGGTCGCCCGTGCTGAGCACTGGATCACCCTTGCCTGA